AACAATGTGTTCTCATTATTAATAGCATACATGTTGCTCCTAAGTATTCTCATGATCAGAAAAACAAGATCATCAATCAATACATGAGCTAGTTCTAGAGGCATGACTAGGGATCATCTTGGTGTTCATGTTTCCGCACATGCATTTGGTTTTCCTTCGAATCTCATATTCTAGAACCAATACAATTATAGTACAGAAACATAAACTAATAATGaacatggaaatataataatatatTTATTATTGCgcttagggcatatttccaacagatatgTCAAGTACCTCCTTTTGTTGAGAGCTATTGTGTGTTCTCGGCCATGGAAGGATCTCTCAGCAAGCTCACCAACATTTGTCGTGTCATTTTGTTTTGCTGAGAGTTTCTCCCGGTGAAGTTCCGAGCCAGGAGCGCCTATTTCGTGCCACGTGTCATTTTTCCAGAGAACCGGTATTCTGCTCTCGGGTAGCTGGCTAGATTGCGTCGGTTTGGTCGCCTTTGCCGAGAGGTGTACTCAGTATCGCTATCTTTTCCGAGTGATGCACTAGGCAAATTTGTTTTCAATGTTTTTATAAATTTGGTTTCAATTATGCCTGCATCAAAAGATATATAGCAATAGTATTTCACATATATCGCAATTATATCACATCCCACATATCACAAAAGTTCCCACATCATAGCAAAATCACCATTCCACAACATAGAGGAATATATGTTCTCAAGCTCAAGCACACATGCACAAGTTCTCAAGCACACACAAGGAAGAGTACAAGCACAGAAAGTCAACAAGCAAGAATTTCATAAGCATAATTGGGAGTTCACATGGTTTTGGATATCAGAGTGGGAACACCAGGAGGCGTCATTCGGCTTGCTTGCCCAACTCCAAGTGGAGCTACCGGCTCATCGTTCGACCCTTGCAATGAATTGAGATGTAAGCATTTGAGACAATAAAATTGAATGCATATGGCAAAGACGAAAATGGTTTGCACTCGCATATCTGGCACTGATTTGCCTTGGATAGCATGAAGATTGGTTACCGTCAGCTTTAGTGAAAAAGAAAACCaagtaaaaaaagaaaaagaaaaaataaaaacacaTAAAATAGAAAAAACAAAGGGAGACAGAGAGAGCAACTAGTTGATGAGCGCTCTTTCGGGAACCTCCTAAAAATCACTTGCGGTGGGCTGAGAGGCGCTACTTGGCGTGCTCTCGGCCACCGCAACGTGTCGCGCTCCGGGCGCACCCTTcggattttattttttttattatttttccgcacgcgttttcagCTTTTTAGATAGTTTTTTCTGGTTCTTTTGGCTTTCCAGTTTTCTACGGTGTTTCTTAGCTCTCCGAAAAACAAACattcaaaaaaattctcatgAAAAAACACACTTTTTTTGCTTTTGTGAGAGACATTGTTTTGCTTTcccgagaggcacggttttgcttccgcaagaggtgcagatgtgcctctcgaaaacgaaaaaaatgtgttttccttttttacttccgcgagaggcacggttttgcttccgcgagaggcgcggccgtgcctctcgaaaacaaaaaaaacgagttttcctttttttttctttagcGAGAGGCACGGTTTACCTTCCGCGAGAGTCATGGTTTTGCTTTCTCAAGAGGCACGTCCGTGCCTCTCCTAAACAAAAAATAAAtatgttttctcttttcttcctCCACGGAAaggcatggttttgcttccgcgagaggcacggtcggaaacagaaaaaaatgtattttctctcttctttcttttcgtgagtggcacGGCTTTGCTTCCACCAGAGacatggttttgcttccgcgagaggcacgaccgtgcctcttggaaacaaaaaaaaacattttctttttttctcccgtcagaggcacgattttgcttccgcgagagaccCGAATTTGCTTCTcaccgcgagaggcacggccgtgcctctcgaaaacatctttcggaaaggaaaaataaacatgctcccggtttggttttttcatccatttttttgttaaaaaaattcGTCAAAAACTATAAATATTGGATCTAGTTTTCTAGATCTCGACGCAAGGAATCCGACGGTGGAAACgattcgagatttggacgcatggTTTAAGAGTTAAAACGTCTTGAATAACAGATctacaaaaaaaatgaaaactgTCATGTTGTGACTAGTGGCGCACATGTCGTGCGCCagttgtcgcaacctgggagacAAGTGTGATCTTTGGAAGGAGTACTTCTCAATTCGTAATTCTGGGATAGAGAGGACTTGATCACAGAGTTGGTGGGCTTCGGGCCAGTAGCAAATTGACTGACTCAAATATAGGGTCCGTCAAAAGAAAAAACAAGCCTAGGGAGCGCCGGCGGCGTTTTGGTTCTTTCAACTTGTCCTTTATTGGCATTAGGTGTAGTGGAAAGTTTAGTCCCATCCCACTAGTGGAgaaagagttggacctctttaaaAGGGATGTTCTTCCACATGCTATTGGAGTTTGAGAATAGAAGAGGctctcgcgcactcctcctccgccgcccgcctcgcctcgtcgcgcggcgcggcgcggcgggaaTGATCCGAGCTGAGCTCACACCAACGCGCTTATTTTTCCtgcggtgtctcctaaccctagccgccacgaacagatcacatctgtTCCACACGCATGCCCACCGTCGTTccttctgctgctgctgttgccggtgactccatcccgtccgccgcgtGCACGATCGACGGGATAGCAGGTCTGCAAAACCCCTTCTCTCCGGTTCCTGTATGGGAGAGAGGCGGATAGGTTTTTGGGAAACGACTACGCGAGTGCTCGATGTTCGTCTACTTCCTCTATGTCCGCTTCGCCCTCATCATCACCATGTCTAccgacgccgaacgtgccgccgccgagaaagttgaagccgacaagaaggccgcccaggatgctgctgccgccaccaccgtcgcggcctctgcatggcctactggagggtataactcgtttattCCGCTCCTATTGTTTTCTGTTTTCGCCATGCTAGCGTTTACGTAGATCTTTTTGTaattagcgtagtatgtgctTGCTTCACTGAATATCAGTATGCGTTTATTTGTGTCAATGCTATGGTAGTGATTTACTCATGGATTAAGTTAATCAAAAATTGCCTATTTAATTAGCAATGAACTCAGCGTGGATGCCAATTGTGAAGGGATTTTAATACGCTGAGCAGGCTTGACCCGTTCATGGCTTCTTCCCCCTGTTGTGGTACCTTGATTGCCGTCCGTAGAAGGTATGCACCCCGAACGACTCGTTCCACACGATTTGCCCAGCTCGTTCGATCGCCGTATCCGTATGCTTATATCATGCCAGTGCTGACCATTTTCTGCCGTCTGGACTATTTTCTTTCTGCTCAACCATTCTCAGTCCAGGACATGAAGAGAATAGCCCACACTCACCTCGCCGGCAGTGTCGCACTCTTCCTGCTGGCAGCTACCACCATTCCCTCGACGACGGTTGCCTTGGTGTCCTCCTCGGACGGCCAAGCCCTTCTGGCATGGAAGGCCAGCCTCGGCAACCCGACCGCGCTCTCCAACTGGTCCCAGGCCACATGGGCGTGCGCCTGGGATGGCATTGTCTGCTACCAGGAGCGCATCATCTATCTAAGGCTCGTGGGACGCGGTCTCTCTGGCGGGCTCGACACGCTCGACACTGCAGCGCTCCCCGACCTCGTCTCTCTGGACCTCAGTGGGAACAACCTCGGCGGCGCCATCCCAGCCAGCATCTCGGGGCTGAGGTCCCTCATAACACTCGACCTCAGCAGTAACAGGTTCAACGGTTCCATCCCACCACAGCTCGGCGACATGCCCTACCTTGCAGATATCCGGCTCTACAACAACAGCCTGGTCGGCGCCATCCTACACCAGCTCTGCAggcgcctctccctggtggcactGCACATCTCGAACAACCGGCTCACCGGGGAGCTTCCAGGCTGCTTGTGCGACTTGCAGTCTATGTGGTATATGGACTTGTCAAACAATCGGTTCGCAGGGAAGCTGCCGGACCGCTGGTGGAACTTGCGGGCTCTTGAGTTCATGGATCTATCCAACAACTCCTTTTCAGGTAAAATCCCTGCGGCTATGGCGAACCAGAGTTGCTCTCTTCGATCGCTTTACCTTGCTAGAAATGGCTTCTTCGGTGTCTTCCCGCCAGTCCTAATGAGTTGCAACTTGCTGGCCACCCTGGACATCGGGTATAATAGGTTTTTTGGTGCTATCCCTCCATGGATTGGGAGTCAAATTACATCCTTGAAAATTCTTAGCCTCAAATCAAACAACTTCACCGGAGAAATTCCTTCA
The sequence above is a segment of the Aegilops tauschii subsp. strangulata cultivar AL8/78 chromosome 6, Aet v6.0, whole genome shotgun sequence genome. Coding sequences within it:
- the LOC141025489 gene encoding uncharacterized protein, with the protein product MASSPCCGTLIAVRRRYAPRTTRSTRFAQLVRSPYPYAYIMPVLTIFCRLDYFLSAQPFSVQDMKRIAHTHLAGSVALFLLAATTIPSTTVALVSSSDGQALLAWKASLGNPTALSNWSQATWACAWDGIVCYQERIIYLRLVGRGLSGGLDTLDTAALPDLVSLDLSGNNLGGAIPASISGLRSLITLDLSSNRFNGSIPPQLGDMPYLADIRLYNNSLVGAILHQLCRRLSLVALHISNNRLTGELPGCLCDLQSMWYMDLSNNRFAGKLPDRWWNLRALEFMDLSNNSFSGKIPAAMANQSCSLRSLYLARNGFFGVFPPVLMSCNLLATLDIGYNRFFGAIPPWIGSQITSLKILSLKSNNFTGEIPSGLSRLSQLQLLNIANNSLTGSIPIAFGSLTSMRNPQNISNTELLYGTRYNDKLVIIWKGQEQIFQRTIRLLAGMDLSGNLLSQCIPTELTNLRGLRFLNLSRNNLSCGIPKNIGSLTFLESLDLSSNELAGAIPPSISSLLALGALNVSNNHLSGKIPARSQMQTLTDPSIYSNNSGLCGFPIDIPCTNASLASDNRNGKEDDC